One uncultured Caproiciproducens sp. DNA segment encodes these proteins:
- a CDS encoding PTS transporter subunit EIIC, giving the protein MKIVSTQVQEKIQSGMGAFANNKYIKSVSNGMIFIMTPIIIGSIFTLLANLPIKAYTDFIAKYQITAILKTPIDFTTNIMALIAVFFIAYNLAEQFDKDGGMAGMLALISFFIVTPVSQIKNKDVLTKYIPFDWLGAKGLFVAIIVGLVTARLYVFFIEKGLAIKMPDSVPPAVSKSFAGLIPGFATTILALIVSAIFKFTAFGSLDQMIYTCIQIPLQGLSGTYGALIIVNLAIGILWFFGLHGTIIVFNGIMSPILLTMDMQNLAAYQAGTVLPNIIGYQFFRCYVFCTGTGLTIGLVLLMAFAAKSKQYKTLGKLALPTSIFNINEPVTFGTPIVLNPVTILPYLLAPILSSTIAYVATAIGLVPRLTGVQIPWPTPIIASGIMEGSWKIAVLQVVLVFVSLAVYYIPFKYLDKKAYELENAENYSDAVSE; this is encoded by the coding sequence ATGAAAATAGTTTCTACGCAAGTGCAGGAAAAAATTCAGTCAGGTATGGGAGCTTTTGCCAACAATAAATATATTAAGTCAGTTTCCAATGGAATGATATTTATTATGACGCCAATTATTATTGGTTCAATCTTTACACTGTTAGCTAATCTTCCAATCAAAGCATATACAGATTTCATAGCAAAATACCAAATAACAGCAATTCTCAAGACACCAATTGATTTCACAACTAACATCATGGCGTTAATAGCAGTATTTTTTATAGCCTATAATTTAGCGGAACAATTTGATAAAGACGGTGGAATGGCAGGAATGTTGGCACTCATCAGCTTTTTCATTGTAACACCTGTAAGTCAGATCAAAAATAAGGATGTTTTAACGAAATACATTCCTTTTGATTGGCTTGGCGCAAAAGGTCTGTTTGTGGCAATTATTGTAGGATTAGTAACTGCAAGACTATATGTCTTTTTTATTGAAAAAGGACTTGCAATTAAAATGCCTGATAGTGTTCCGCCCGCTGTATCAAAATCTTTTGCAGGTTTGATTCCCGGCTTTGCAACGACTATCTTGGCTTTAATCGTATCAGCAATCTTTAAATTTACTGCATTTGGCAGTCTGGATCAAATGATATACACTTGCATCCAGATTCCTTTACAGGGCTTAAGTGGAACATATGGAGCATTAATAATAGTAAATTTAGCAATCGGTATTTTATGGTTCTTTGGTTTGCACGGGACAATAATTGTGTTTAATGGCATAATGTCTCCAATTTTATTAACAATGGATATGCAGAATTTAGCAGCGTATCAAGCAGGAACCGTATTGCCGAATATCATTGGATATCAATTTTTCCGTTGCTACGTATTTTGCACAGGTACAGGTTTGACTATTGGACTAGTTCTTTTAATGGCATTTGCAGCAAAAAGCAAACAATATAAGACATTAGGAAAATTGGCTCTTCCAACAAGTATATTCAATATTAATGAACCCGTAACTTTTGGAACTCCTATTGTTTTAAATCCTGTGACGATATTGCCTTATTTACTTGCGCCTATACTGAGTAGTACAATCGCTTATGTTGCCACAGCAATAGGATTGGTACCAAGGCTTACTGGTGTTCAAATTCCATGGCCGACTCCGATTATAGCATCCGGTATTATGGAGGGAAGCTGGAAAATTGCTGTTCTACAAGTGGTTTTGGTATTTGTTTCACTGGCTGTGTATTACATTCCATTCAAATATTTAGACAAAAAGGCTTATGAGCTAGAAAACGCAGAAAATTATTCTGACGCTGTAAGCGAATGA
- a CDS encoding PTS sugar transporter subunit IIB yields the protein MTRIILACAAGMSTSLLVSKMNMAAVKSGATVKIQAVPESDFAKYANDTDILLLGPQVAYTLNKMKAQYEPKGIKVAVINSMDYGLMNGEKVLKMALSL from the coding sequence ATGACAAGGATTATTTTAGCTTGCGCAGCGGGTATGTCAACCAGCTTGTTGGTGAGCAAAATGAACATGGCCGCGGTGAAATCTGGGGCAACTGTGAAAATTCAGGCGGTACCTGAAAGTGATTTTGCTAAGTATGCGAATGACACTGATATTTTGCTTCTTGGTCCGCAGGTGGCTTATACACTGAATAAAATGAAAGCACAATATGAACCAAAGGGAATCAAGGTCGCAGTAATTAACAGTATGGATTATGGCCTGATGAATGGAGAGAAAGTACTTAAAATGGCATTGAGTCTATAA
- a CDS encoding PTS lactose/cellobiose transporter subunit IIA translates to MDMETITMQLIVSSGDAKSKAMEAISCAKSGDFAEAKKHLEEAGDFLSAAHRFQTDIIQEEADGNIEKVSVLMAHAQDHLMNAITIIDMSREFVDLYEKINKK, encoded by the coding sequence ATGGATATGGAAACAATTACAATGCAGCTGATTGTTAGCAGTGGGGATGCAAAAAGCAAAGCCATGGAGGCAATCAGTTGTGCAAAGTCAGGAGATTTTGCGGAAGCAAAAAAGCATTTGGAGGAAGCAGGTGATTTCTTATCTGCGGCGCATCGGTTTCAAACAGATATTATTCAGGAGGAGGCGGATGGTAATATCGAAAAAGTATCGGTGCTTATGGCTCACGCACAGGATCATTTGATGAACGCAATCACAATTATTGACATGTCGCGTGAATTTGTTGATCTTTATGAGAAAATTAACAAAAAATAG